The Fretibacterium sp. OH1220_COT-178 genomic sequence CACAATGGGAATACCGAGACCGTTCAGGAGCTCGCAGATCGCCAGATTCCGCTCTCGCCTCGCGACACGCGAGCGCTCCATGAGGGCGCTCAATTCGGGGGACGAAAGGTCGAAACGGTACCCCAGGATATGCAGCTCTCCCTCCGGGGAGTCGGACGAGAGCTCGACCCCCGCCACCCCCCGTATGCCCTGGCGACGGCACCCCGCCAGGAACGGAACGACCCCCTCCGCGGTGTCGTGATCGGTCAGGGAGGCGACGGCGACCTTGTGCCTACGCAATAAACGCACCAATTCCAACGGGCCGAACGCTCCATCGGAACAGGTGCTGTGGATGTGCAGATTGATCCGAATCAACGGCTATTCCTTCTCGGACTCCTCCTGGAGCATCAGGTCGAGCTCGAAAAGGGACGACACGTCCAGCAACAGGATCAATCGTCCATCGGCGGGCTTGGCCACCCACAGGACATAGCGCTTATCCATTGCGGACGAGAGCTTGGAGGCCGTCTCCAATTGGGAGTCATAAATCGTGCGAACCTCGCGGACCGAATTGACGACGATCCCGAACATGACGTCGCTGACGGACAGCACGACAATACGGGCCTCTTCGGTCAGAGGCGTGGTGGGCATTCCGATCTTGAGCTGCATGTCGAAGACCGGGACGATCGTACCCCGCAGGTTGATGACGCCGCGAATGTAGCCCGGCGCGTTGGGAACGCGGGTGATGAACGGCGGCACCCGCACGATCTCGCGGACGATGTTGACGTCGACCCCAAAATCCTCGTTTCCAAGCGCAAAGACGAGGTTGATATGCTCCTGTCCCAGGGATTCGACGTTGATGTCCTTCCCGATATCCTTCTGCAGCGCGCCCACGGCACCCGCATCCTTCACCTGTCCAGCCAAGTTCCGATCGCCTCCTTACGGGCCGCCTCAGCGATCCGTCTTCTCCCGGCCTCCTCGGGGGAGACCCCTGTCGGCTCCATTATAGCCTATTCCCCGGGGCACGTCGCGAACGAAGGGCCAAGAGGTGCCGGCCGTTCCACCAGAAATACGAAAAGGCCAGGGAGAACGAGATCGTGTCCGTGATGGGAAAAGCGCACCAGGCCCCCTTCAGGCCGAAGAGGCGGGACAGCCCCCAGACCAGGGGAATGATCAGGACAAACTGGCGCAGGACCGAGAAGCAGAGCGAGGGGATGCCCCGCCCTATCCCCTGGTAAAATCCGGAGCAGAGGATTTGAAAGCCCGCAAAAACGATTCCGAAGGCGATGAAGCGCGCTCCCGTCACCCCTCGGAAAATCAGCTCCGGATCGTCCGAGAATATTTCGAATACGCGGTCCGGGAAGAAGAACAGGATGCCGGCACCAAGGCAGCAGACCCCTGTGGCGGTCAGGGCCGACAGCTTGAGGGCCTGCCAGACCCTTCCCAGCTCGCCGGCCCCCCAATTGTATCCGACGACCGGGACCATCCCCTGATTCAGCCCGAAGATCGGCATCACGATCAGGGAGTTCGTGCGTTGAATGATGCCGTATGCGGCCATTCCCGCATCCCCCCCGTATCGGGCGAAGGTGTTGTTCAAAAAGCCGATCGTCAGGGCCACCCCGATCTGGTTCATGAAGGCGGACAACCCGACCCGGACGACCTCCGCCAGGACATGCCGGTCCGGCCTCAGCGAGGGCATGCCGGGGGTGAGGGCGCTTCTCCCTCCCGCGTAATAGCGGGTGAGCCACAGCGCCCCCATGATCTGGCTGGCCGCAGTGGCCCAGGCGGCTCCCGCCACTCCCATCCCCAGGCCAAAGATGAAGAGGGCGTCCAGAAAGACGTTCAACAGGCCTGAGAGCAGCATCGTGACCATGGCGACCCGGGCGTTCCCCTCCCCCCTCGCGGCATTGTGGCATACGATGGAATAGGAGAAGAGAGGGCTCGAAAGCGCCACGATGCGGACATACCTCACCGAGTCCGGTGCGATGGCCTCCGAGGCTCCGAGAAACCGCACGAGGTGCTCCGCCAGGACGATGTTGAGGACGGCCGCGGCCAGACCGAGCGCCAGGGAGGCCGACATGATGGTGCCCAATGCGCGCCGGGCACGATCGACGTCGTTCGCCCCCAGGCTCCTCGAGATCACGGAGACGCCGCCCGAGCCCAGCAGCATGGCGAAGGCCATGACGGCAATCTGGAGCGGAAAGGCCACGAACACCGCGGCGATGCCGTGGGGCCCGACGCCGCGTCCCACAAAAAAAGCGTCCACTACGTTATACAGGGACTGCACCATCATCCCCACTACGGAGGGCGCAGACAGGCGCAACAGGAGCTTTCCCATCGGCTCTCGTCCAAGCGCTTCTATATCCCGCATCGCATCACCCCGCATCCCCGTCGTTCGGCCCTCCCCTCCGCACCGCTCCGCGGCCCTCATGGACGGACGCGCCGTTCCTGCCCCCAAATACCGAACAGCAACGAGTTCTTCTCGGAGGGACCTCCATCATTTTACGCCATCCCCGCCGCTTGTCCGACAAAAAACGGCCCCGGACCTCCGCCCCCAGGCAAAAATCCAAGGCCGCAGCCTCCAACAAGCGCATTTCATCCTCGAAGAGCTCTGCCTGCACGCCCCAAGCTCTCCGGAGCGGGTCACGCAGCCGGGTATTCCGTCCCCCCTCCGGCCCGGGCCGCATTCAGAACGGCCAGCAGCGCCACTCCCACGTCGGCGAAGATCGCCTCCCAAAGGCCGATGGCCCCCAGGACCCCCAGCACCAGGAAAAGGAGCTTCATCCCCAGAGAGACCGCGATGTTCTCCCGCACGATCCGGCGCGTCCGGTGCGCGATCCCCACCAGCTCCGCCACCCGCGAGGGCGCATCGTTCAAGATGACGGCATCCGCGGCCTCGATGGCAACGTCGGACCCCAGGGCCCCCATGGCGATGCCCACCCGGGCCGAGGCCAGCAGAGGGGCGTCGTTCACCCCATCGCCCACGAAGGCCGCCCGCTCGTCCCCGACCAGCTCGCGGAGGGCCGTCACCTTCATCTCGGGCAGAAGTTCGGCTCGATAACCGTCCATCTTCAGCTCCCCGGCCACATGCTCCGCCGTCGTCCGGCGGTCGCCGGTCAGCATGTAGCAGCGGATGCCCCGGTCGCGCAGCGCCGCGACGGCACGCGCCGAATCCGCCCGCACGACGTCGGAGACCGCGATCGTGCCGAGGAAACGCCGCCCCCTCCCTACGTACACCACGGTCGCCGGAGAGCGCGTCGCCTTTTCGCAGACGCCCTCGACCCCGTTCTCCCGGAGCCAGGAGGCCCTGCCCGCAAGGAATCTTTCCCCATTCCAAAGGGCGCTCACGCCCTTGCCCGCGGCCTCCGAGGCCTCTATCCCCTTGGGATTGGCCGTGCCGAACGCCTCCCGGATGGAGCGGGCCAATGGGTGACCGGACAGGGCCTCGGCCACCCGGGCCGCCTCGCGGAGCTCCTCTTTGTCCACGCCCTCGGCGGGCTCCACGCCCGTGACCTGGAACACGCCCTCCGTCAAGGTCCCCGTCTTGTCGAACGCCACCGCCGAGACCTCGCTCACCGCGTCCAGGACCCCCCCTCCCTTGACCAGGATGCCGCGCTTCGATGCCGCCCCAATCCCCCCGAAATATCCCAGAGGCACGGAGATGACCAGGGCGCAGGGGCAGGAGACCATGAGGAGCACGAGCGCGCGATAGAACCATTCGCGCCATCCTCCTCCCATAACGAGCGGCGGGATCACAAAGGTGAGCAGGGCCGCCCCGAAGACGGCGGGCGTGTACCAAGCCGCGAAGCGCGTGACAAACCGCTCCACGGGCGACTTGTTCTCGGCGGCACGTTCCACCATGTTCAGGACGCGCGCGATCTCGGAGTCCTCGAAGGGGCCGGATGCCTCTACGACCAGAGACCCGTCCAGGCAAACCGTTCCGCCGTAAACTCCGGAGCCGGGCACAGCGCGCACGGGGACCGGCTCCCCCGTGATGGAGGCCGTATCCACCCTGGCCTCCCCCGAGACGATTTTTCCGTCCACGGGAATTTTCCCCCCCGGCCGCACCAGCACCCTCATCCCCGCGCGCACGGCTTCGGGGGCGATTTCCCTGACATCGTCCCCCTCGAGGACGTGCGCCACGGTGGGCTTCTCGGCGAGGAGCGACCGGATGGAGCGGCGCGAGCGCCCCACAGCCCGCTCCTGAAACCACTCCCCGAGCTGATAGAAGAT encodes the following:
- a CDS encoding chemotaxis protein CheW; translation: MAGQVKDAGAVGALQKDIGKDINVESLGQEHINLVFALGNEDFGVDVNIVREIVRVPPFITRVPNAPGYIRGVINLRGTIVPVFDMQLKIGMPTTPLTEEARIVVLSVSDVMFGIVVNSVREVRTIYDSQLETASKLSSAMDKRYVLWVAKPADGRLILLLDVSSLFELDLMLQEESEKE
- a CDS encoding MATE family efflux transporter; its protein translation is MRDIEALGREPMGKLLLRLSAPSVVGMMVQSLYNVVDAFFVGRGVGPHGIAAVFVAFPLQIAVMAFAMLLGSGGVSVISRSLGANDVDRARRALGTIMSASLALGLAAAVLNIVLAEHLVRFLGASEAIAPDSVRYVRIVALSSPLFSYSIVCHNAARGEGNARVAMVTMLLSGLLNVFLDALFIFGLGMGVAGAAWATAASQIMGALWLTRYYAGGRSALTPGMPSLRPDRHVLAEVVRVGLSAFMNQIGVALTIGFLNNTFARYGGDAGMAAYGIIQRTNSLIVMPIFGLNQGMVPVVGYNWGAGELGRVWQALKLSALTATGVCCLGAGILFFFPDRVFEIFSDDPELIFRGVTGARFIAFGIVFAGFQILCSGFYQGIGRGIPSLCFSVLRQFVLIIPLVWGLSRLFGLKGAWCAFPITDTISFSLAFSYFWWNGRHLLALRSRRAPGNRL
- a CDS encoding heavy metal translocating P-type ATPase; its protein translation is MRETEFEKETVGACCVGHEGHCGCGVHAEEACCGGHVHGGHAAAEGGGHEGCACSHVNPFKDEPEERSDLLDLCVLVMGALVLVVGLVIGGGFTVWQRRLFYGVPFLLCGAPVLAEGWRSVRSGRFFNEFTLMGGASFAAVGLGELPEALAVMIFYQLGEWFQERAVGRSRRSIRSLLAEKPTVAHVLEGDDVREIAPEAVRAGMRVLVRPGGKIPVDGKIVSGEARVDTASITGEPVPVRAVPGSGVYGGTVCLDGSLVVEASGPFEDSEIARVLNMVERAAENKSPVERFVTRFAAWYTPAVFGAALLTFVIPPLVMGGGWREWFYRALVLLMVSCPCALVISVPLGYFGGIGAASKRGILVKGGGVLDAVSEVSAVAFDKTGTLTEGVFQVTGVEPAEGVDKEELREAARVAEALSGHPLARSIREAFGTANPKGIEASEAAGKGVSALWNGERFLAGRASWLRENGVEGVCEKATRSPATVVYVGRGRRFLGTIAVSDVVRADSARAVAALRDRGIRCYMLTGDRRTTAEHVAGELKMDGYRAELLPEMKVTALRELVGDERAAFVGDGVNDAPLLASARVGIAMGALGSDVAIEAADAVILNDAPSRVAELVGIAHRTRRIVRENIAVSLGMKLLFLVLGVLGAIGLWEAIFADVGVALLAVLNAARAGGGTEYPAA